Below is a genomic region from Fervidobacterium sp..
CGTCCCAAACGCTTTCATCCCAATGTTCTGGATAGTAGTCTGAACCATAGATTTCCATATTTAGTCCCCCTTTGTTAGTTGTTTTTTGCTATAGTTAATTGATTGATTAATAATTGTATTGGTAACGTTACCGGTACAATTCAAGTATAATTAAAGCAAAATGTTTGCAATGTTCAAAATCTGAATATTGTTTAATAATAGCCATTAGAGTTGATTAAATCAAGATCTTTAGTTATTTCTTCTGCTTTCCTGTAATTCCTTTCTTGCGTGATTCTTTATATGTGTTAAAATTAGTTCGTATGGCGAAGTATATGAATCCTTATAGAGCGTTGAAAAACAAGCATTACAGAAAATTTTGGATAGCTCAGAGCATATCTTTAATTGGTTCTTGGATCGATACCACTCTAAGAGGGTGGGTAGCTGTTAGTTTATTCTCTGAACAGAAAGCTGCAGGATTCATAGGATTGATTGCCTTTTTAAAAGGATTTCCTTCTGTTTTCTTCTCCCCGGTAGCAGGTGTTATGATAGATTGGTTTGGTTCTAAGACCATACTGTTTTTTACGCAGTTGATTGATGCTCTCAACGCCTTTGTGATGGCATATCTTGTTTGGAAAGGTCTTCTTTCACCCGTTTTTTTGCTTCTTTTAAGTTTGGCAATGGGGATTACAAGTGGATTTTACTTGCCTTCAAGGAATACTTTTATTTCCTCTGTGGTAGAAAAGACTTTGTTACCAAATGCATTAGCGTTGCATTCTATGATATTCAACGTTGCACGTATGGTTGGTCCTACAATAGCAGGGTTCGTTGTCAAATACTATGGTTTACAAGTTGGATTTATAATCAATGCAATATCGTTTCTTCCTCTTTTGGTTGTGTTGCTAATTATTCCAGAGCAACCAACTGTTCAATCAAATACGAAAAATTCACTGAGAAAATTTTTTGTGGATCTTGTGGATGGTATCAAATATACCCTCAAAGACAAGAATATAAGTTCTACTTTATTAGGTCTCAGTGTGTATTCTCTTTTTGGTATGCCGTTTGGAATGCTTATGCAAGCTTTTGTGAAAAGTGTTGTGAAATCAGATATCGTTGGCTACGGTATTATAATGGGGTTCATGGGAATTGGTGCGTTTATAGGTGCTAATATAGTTGCGGCTATTAATCCTGAACGGTTGATAAAACTTCATGAAGAAATACTATTACTTATAATAGGTCTAAACGTATTTGTTGCAGCTTTGTATCCGAAACTCACTCCATACAGCGCATTGTTGATAGGTGCTTGCCAATCGTCGTTCTTCAACATAACAAACAGCAGGACACAATTCCTATCACCTTCATCGATGAAAGGGAGAATCATGTCACTGTATTCTTTTATAAATACAGGTGGTTCACCACTTGGTACATTCCTCTTAGGTGTACTCGGCAATGTTCTTGGTGTTAGAAGCTCTTATTTTATTTCCTCGTTCATTTTGCTTTCCTACGCTGTTGGCAAAATTGGTTTAGTCAACCATCCAAAAATGTCAAAGAGCGATCCTGAAAGATAAATATGTGAAATTATCTATCCGTTGCTTGCCAAATCTCATTGTGCTATGTTTTGTATGTGTTGCATATAAAGCACAACATATGGTATAATACCATGGTGTTTAAAGGTTTTTACATTTAGGAGCTTAGGAGGGGTATTTATGTACTCTGAATTATCTGTCTTAATTGAGCATTGGAAAGGTGTCGAATTATCTAAGAATGCCTACAAGATACTCTCAGAGAGGTATTTTTTGAAAAGTGCATCAGGAGATTTTCTTGAAACAAAGTGGGATGATATATGTAGACGTGTTGCAAGGGTTGTTGCAACTGCAGAACTTGTGAATAACCCTTTGATAAAGGAAAAATCACCAACAGAACAACTTGACACGGTAAAATTTTGGGAATCTATCTTTTTTGACTTCCTCAAATCACGTATATTTATTCCCAATAGTCCCACCCTTTTTAATTCGGGTATGGGAGTTAGACACGAATTGTTGTGGAAACCGTTAGAACAGATGAGTTTGGAGGATTATTGGGAAATTTATAACACGAGGAATCACCTTCACATGCTTTCTGCCTGCTTCGTGGTACCAGTTGAGGATAGCATAGAGGGTATTTTCGAAGCTGTAAAGGAATATGCTCTGATAACCAAAGCTGGAGGAGGTATCGGTAGTAATTTCTCAAGACTTAGACCAAAGGGGAGTTTTGTTGCAGGGACGCATGGACAGGCAAGTGGACCAGTATCATTTATGCACGTTTTCAATTCAGCAGTTGGTGTGGTTGAACAGGGTTACAGGCGTAGAGGAGCACTTATGGGTATACTAAATATTGACCATCCAGATATAGAAGAGTTTATTACTGCTAAAGAAGGTAACGATGGCGAAAAAGTGTTAAAGTTTTTTAATATATCGGTTGGAATACCAATGGAGCGTCAAGAATTGTTGAAACTTTACATGGAAGATGCTGAGATAGAACTTAAACATCCAAAATCTAGTACCGTAAGAAAAATTAAAGTTAAGGAATTAATAAATAAGATGGCTAAGAACGCGTGGAAAACTGGTGATCCGGGATTAGCATTCCTTGGTGAGATGAATAAATACTATGCAATGTATCCTGAGATGGTGATCGAAAGTACAAATCCATGTGGAGAGATAGGTCTTGCACCGTACGAAGCGTGCAACCTTGGATCAATAGATGTTGCTAAATTTTATAAGGATGGAAAATTCCATTGGAATGCGTTTGCTCAAGCAACAAGGTTGGCTGTAAGGTTTCTTGATAACGTGATAGATGTCAATGTTTTTCCACTCGAGAAAATTACCAGGGCAGTTAAAGAGAGTAGAAGAATAGGTTTAGGGATAATGGGATTTGCAGACTTACTTTATTTAATGGATATACCTTACAATGAACATGAAGGGAGACAATTTGCGGCAGATATGACAGCCTTTATGGCGTTACACGGGCATGACGAATCAAACAAAATTGCCAGAGAAAAAGGAAGCTTTCCTGTTTTTGAAAAGAGTAGATATTACAAAGAAAATGGCTTTGTTCCATTTGCAATGGGGATGAGTAAATACGACGAAGAATTGAGAGATGTTTTCAGAGAAGCCAAAAGTGGTAAAAGAAATGTAGCAGTTCTAACTATCGCACCAACTGGTTCGATTTCAAACATAGCTGATACAAGCAGTGGTCTTGAACCAAATTTCTTACTTGCTTATGTACGCTACATGAACAAACATGACGGTGGCAGGGAGCCTTTGTTCTATGTAAATAGGGTCCTTGAGGAAAAACTTTCACCTCAGATTCTTGAGAAGATCAAAGAGCGTTTAGTGGAGAAAGGATCGCTCAAAGATCTACCCGAGGTTCCTGAGCATATAAAACGTGTTTTTGTTACTGCTATGGATATATCTCCAATGGATCATTTGCTCATGCAAGACGCATTTCAAAGATATGTCGATAACAATATATCAAAGACAATAAATATGCCAAATAGTGCCACAGAAGAAGACGTACTTAACATATACCTTGAAGCCATGAAGTTAAACATTAGAGGATTAACAATTTACAGAGACGGCTCGTTGCAAACGCAGGTTCTTACAGCTGCAAAAAATCTAAAAACAAAAGATGCACCAAAGGTACAATTCTTTTTACTCGATGAAAAACACAAGTTACGACCAAGACCAAGAAAGGAGACGCTTAGAAGCGTTACAAGAAAGTTCAAAACAGACACGGGAACCACTTATATTACTGTAAGTTTTGACGATAATGGAGAAGCTGTTGAAATATTCCTTTCTAATGGGACAGAACTTGCGGAGGCCATTGGAAGACTAAGTTCGATTGCTCTAAGAGCAGGTGTGTCAGCCGAAGAAATACTCGAGCAGCTTAGAAAAGTCAAAGGAACGTACACTCCTGCATTAGCAAAAGAAATCAAAAGTGCGGTGGATGATTTTGCTGAACTTTGGGGTGAGACACAAATTGGAGAGATAGACACCTTTGTCGTAGATGGTACGGTGAAGACACCCGAAGAAATTGAAAAGTTTGTGACAGCGAATGGTTTAGAATGGAGCGAAGGATATTACGTTGATGCTGACGGAAATACCTATTGTCCATCGTGTTTGTCAAAGAACAGCATTTTGAAACAAGAAGGTTGTACAAGTTGTAGAAAATGTGGTTGGAGTAAATGTAGCTGATCTTATTTGTTGGTGATTTCCAAAAAAGTCATAGAAAATAAAAAAATGTCCTGACATTTGTCAGGACATTTTTTACACTTTTTCTTCAGTATCTTCTCCATCATAACTTTGAAAGTTTTTTATTATGGAATACGCAAGTGTCTCAAATGATAAAGTAATGTCAACATCTTCAACAGGCAATTTGCTTTTTAATTTAACAGGAGAGAAATTAACAATGCCTTTGATACCTACACTTTCTATTTGTTCTACAACTATTTGGGCTGAATTCTCAGGGACAGCGACAACTGCAATTTCTATATTTAGTTCCTCAGTTATTTTTTTAAGTTCATTTATGTGGGATACCGTAATACCACCGATTTTTTTTCCAACCTTTTCATTGTCGTTGTCAAATATAGCAACTACTCTAAATTTGTGTTTCACCAAACCTGGATAATTTGCCAAGGCACTTCCAAGATTCCCAGCACCTATTATCGCTACATTCCATTCCTTGTTAACACCAATTATGTGTGCGATTTCACTAACTAACTTCTTGACGTTATAGCCAAGTCCTCTCTTACCAAACTCGCCAAAATACGATAAATCTTTCCTCACTTGACTTGGTTTTATGTTTAAACGGTGTGCAATATCTTGCGACGATACAAAATTTACACCCTCGTCTTTGAATCTCAAAAGACACCGATAATATAAACCAAGCCTCTTCACAGTTGGTTTCGGAATTTTCACAAAAGTCCCCCCTAGGTGTTAAATAGTTAATTTCTTCACAATTTTATCATAAATGCGAAAAAGTATCAAGCACATTACGGAAAAACAAAAAGTTGCATCACAAACCAAGTTCAAAGGTT
It encodes:
- a CDS encoding MFS transporter, whose protein sequence is MLKLVRMAKYMNPYRALKNKHYRKFWIAQSISLIGSWIDTTLRGWVAVSLFSEQKAAGFIGLIAFLKGFPSVFFSPVAGVMIDWFGSKTILFFTQLIDALNAFVMAYLVWKGLLSPVFLLLLSLAMGITSGFYLPSRNTFISSVVEKTLLPNALALHSMIFNVARMVGPTIAGFVVKYYGLQVGFIINAISFLPLLVVLLIIPEQPTVQSNTKNSLRKFFVDLVDGIKYTLKDKNISSTLLGLSVYSLFGMPFGMLMQAFVKSVVKSDIVGYGIIMGFMGIGAFIGANIVAAINPERLIKLHEEILLLIIGLNVFVAALYPKLTPYSALLIGACQSSFFNITNSRTQFLSPSSMKGRIMSLYSFINTGGSPLGTFLLGVLGNVLGVRSSYFISSFILLSYAVGKIGLVNHPKMSKSDPER
- a CDS encoding redox-sensing transcriptional repressor Rex, with protein sequence MKIPKPTVKRLGLYYRCLLRFKDEGVNFVSSQDIAHRLNIKPSQVRKDLSYFGEFGKRGLGYNVKKLVSEIAHIIGVNKEWNVAIIGAGNLGSALANYPGLVKHKFRVVAIFDNDNEKVGKKIGGITVSHINELKKITEELNIEIAVVAVPENSAQIVVEQIESVGIKGIVNFSPVKLKSKLPVEDVDITLSFETLAYSIIKNFQSYDGEDTEEKV
- a CDS encoding adenosylcobalamin-dependent ribonucleoside-diphosphate reductase; the encoded protein is MYSELSVLIEHWKGVELSKNAYKILSERYFLKSASGDFLETKWDDICRRVARVVATAELVNNPLIKEKSPTEQLDTVKFWESIFFDFLKSRIFIPNSPTLFNSGMGVRHELLWKPLEQMSLEDYWEIYNTRNHLHMLSACFVVPVEDSIEGIFEAVKEYALITKAGGGIGSNFSRLRPKGSFVAGTHGQASGPVSFMHVFNSAVGVVEQGYRRRGALMGILNIDHPDIEEFITAKEGNDGEKVLKFFNISVGIPMERQELLKLYMEDAEIELKHPKSSTVRKIKVKELINKMAKNAWKTGDPGLAFLGEMNKYYAMYPEMVIESTNPCGEIGLAPYEACNLGSIDVAKFYKDGKFHWNAFAQATRLAVRFLDNVIDVNVFPLEKITRAVKESRRIGLGIMGFADLLYLMDIPYNEHEGRQFAADMTAFMALHGHDESNKIAREKGSFPVFEKSRYYKENGFVPFAMGMSKYDEELRDVFREAKSGKRNVAVLTIAPTGSISNIADTSSGLEPNFLLAYVRYMNKHDGGREPLFYVNRVLEEKLSPQILEKIKERLVEKGSLKDLPEVPEHIKRVFVTAMDISPMDHLLMQDAFQRYVDNNISKTINMPNSATEEDVLNIYLEAMKLNIRGLTIYRDGSLQTQVLTAAKNLKTKDAPKVQFFLLDEKHKLRPRPRKETLRSVTRKFKTDTGTTYITVSFDDNGEAVEIFLSNGTELAEAIGRLSSIALRAGVSAEEILEQLRKVKGTYTPALAKEIKSAVDDFAELWGETQIGEIDTFVVDGTVKTPEEIEKFVTANGLEWSEGYYVDADGNTYCPSCLSKNSILKQEGCTSCRKCGWSKCS